In Mytilus edulis chromosome 8, xbMytEdul2.2, whole genome shotgun sequence, the genomic window ACAAATGTCAATggggcaaaaattaaaaatatgtttgtttcccctccacCCATCGAGGTCAAAAACTTATTTCCGATAAAGAAATAGAAATTATTTttattcctgaaaataatttgtttccatattagaaaagtgcttgaaagcaaaaggattgataatctaaataaatatactcaaattgagcacaaacaactgataagtcaATATCATTTGACAtccagtttaaaaataaaaaaataacctgctttcctggtctgtttacaaagggtagaacCGAGGGAGGGGAAACAGGCATTCTTTTAAATGTAGCCTTGGGGGAGGATGTGAATGTGAGGTAACAGACCAACATTtgctaaatatatatatgcaaaatctTACCTATCTGTGCTTGTtggtgaaaaatatatatatatacttgtataagGCATGTTTTAAAGTACTTTgtaatagataaaattgagaatggaaatggggaatgtgtcaaagagacaacaacccgaccaaataaaaaacaacagcagagggtcaccaacaggtcttcaatgtagcgaaaaattcccgcacccggaggcgtccttcagctggcccctaaacaaatatatactagtccagtgataatgaacgccatactaatttccaaattgtacacaagaaactaaaattaaaataatacaagactaacaaaggccagaacaTTCATACATTGTAATAAGAAATTGGATTCTTTGAAATACTTAGTAACTATCACGACTATGCAAATTTAGCATGTTTAAAATTCAAAGTACCAAAAGTTTAAAAGGGATATTTACACCTATATACTTGTAGATAGACACGCACAATTCTATGGGTTTATAACTAATAGTGAGAGTTTTGAAATTATAAGGAATGCAcaatctttttcatatttaaattttattatatttgatacTGAATGACACCACCAACCATTGGTGCAAGACCTTAACAGTTAGTTAGTGATGTAAATTAGATGACCTTATAATAAAAGATGCTATTATCAAGAATTAGATTCAAAGTGATTATTGTCTCTTGTACataaatatacatacatgtatgtaaaaattATGATCAAGGTCAGTCAGCACATTTATATTACATGTTAACATTTACATAGATTAATAAGAAAGTTATGTTACATTTGTAGTTTTGTACATATTCAATTATGCAGATTATCCGATATCaatacattataatttttttattttgctaatTGTATATTTGTAGATTTGATGAGAGAGAAATGGTATCTGGGGTTAACAATCCCAAATCATCAGTACAGAAAGGTATCAGAAATTCAATATTAGAAAACTATCCAGCAATAGAAACATATCTAGATACCATTATACCAAAGAAGGGAGATTTAAAAATTGTCAAATGGTAAGATTTTATACTTGTTCAGAGGGTTAGAATTTAAAGTCGATAGGTTTTAAGGATGCTGTAATATATATTAACTTGAAGAAGGACCACTATTAGAAGTACATCAATCATGAAACTTTTTTCAATAGTTCTGGGTAGACAGTATGGTCCTACATGTATTTTCTTGAGGTTCCAGAAGACTtaacaaatttgaataaatatggaACAGTGTAATTTCTTAGTTTgtaattatttattcaaataatatcaGAATGAAAGAGGGGCAAGAGATACAAGgaagacattcaaactcatagattgaagtaaactgacaatgccatggccaaaaaagaaaaagacaaacagtcaattatagtacacaagacaaaacatagaaaaaataagactaagcaacacgaaccccaccaaaaactggaggtgatcccaggtgctctagaagggtaagcatatcctgctccatatgtATGTGGCAAGCACCTGTTGTGTGAATGAAATAAAGttgtcattttaaaaataatgtaatGTGGTATATTATAAGCAAGTCCAAAgggtaaaaaagtaaaatcatgaacatatatatatattggataaCTAATTAAGATGTCAAATGATTCTTATCTTGACATGTACTAGTCAAACTGAAATAATAATCTTGATCGTTATACAAATTATCATAAATCAATATGCTGGTAAATTTTTTCACTGTTGATGTTTGAGAGGAGGAGTAATTAATTTCCAGACCCAGGGGGGTTCCAGGGGGGAAATGTTTTTAAATAGGGACTTATAGTTGAAAACCCCCTCTTTATCCTTGGTTGGAACAAAGCCTTTTAAAAATGATGTGATCCTGGTTTAGTATGGTATTCATACATTTACTAGCTAACTGTAACAAAATGATCAAAATgcaatttgttaaattttatttgctgtcagtgaataaatattttttttatttctttgtagTCATGAACATATAGAAATATTAGCGAACTCAAAAGGAGAGCCTGTATTCTTCAGACATAGAGATGGTCCATACATGCCTACACTCAGGTTATTACATAAATGTAAGTTCTGCAGGGAAGAGACGAGATAAGTTGACTAATAATTGTGGTGATTGTCATTTCTTTGATAGGTTTCATTCTTTCTGAATGTATACCAAAAAGTTGGATTTATATCAATAAGACAGTTTAATACCCAACAACACTTAAGTTATCTATAAACTCCATGGAAAAATTACCCAATGTTTAATCATGCAGATTTGTTTCATCTTGAAATTAACTACAAATGCATGATGCCATTGCATTCTTAAAGTTTGATTCAATACATTTGTGtgcacattttttttacatttatcctgcaattgggtgttctaccatacagatacagccctacagatatcgctatgctgtatctgtatactatacagatatctcCTTTAAAAGATTGCATACACCTTGTTttctagcctcgtacaaatacagctgatatttaaagacacttatTAGTATGAAATTACATCCACATGACCAAATTATGAGTATTTTGTATTACTGTTTTGATGATGAATTGTATATATTCAGAGATGCAAACAGTTTTCTTTTCCTGTCAGACAATGGGGCCTACAGGGTACCAAGTTTTGCCAGACCCATCAAATTTCTGCCAGACccatattttcactcaaaaatcaaatgaaattatgcTATTGAACAaacgttaattttgattttgttgatattattattattttaaaataacctgTGATTCATAACAATTGTAGTTTTATCGGCCATGACATATTTCCTGAACTTATCAACTATGCTTAAAAGACCTCCTTCCTAGAGAgcgaatttctaaaacaaaaaacatgacggAAATACGGAGAATTGTTTGGGGCGAGATGGAAAAGGTACAAAAGACTATTACTGAGCGGAAATACTGGTTCACGGAGTTAGAAAATGCGGGGGAACaggacatttacttttattaaagatgatcgcaattttataaacaaaatactctgcCGGGGCCGACGGGGATTTCAGTTTTGGCGGACCCAAGCAGACTTAAATATTGCCGGCCATCAGGTCCTGCACAGCTACGAGTTTTGCCGGACCTGCATAAATTCTGCCCCTTAGGTCCGACGGGTCCGACGATTAGTTGCATCACTGTATATTAGAAACAAATTCATGTTAACAAatttgtaattaaaagattatataatacattgatataagaagatgtggtgtgagtgccaatgagacaactttctcatcctagtcacaatttattaaagtaaaccattataggtcaaagtacagtcttgaacatggagccttagctcacactgaacagcaagctataaagggccccaaaaattactagtgtaaaaccattcaaaatgagaaaaacaacagtccaatctatataaaaaaactagaaacacttatgaaccacatcaaaaaaCAACAAGTACTGAACCacatatttctgacttaggaccgatgcaaacaaatgcagtggttAAAACTTTGTACATTTGTGCTGCTTCTTGTTGAATTAAACTAAATGGTAGTTTGTAGTACTTATATATTTACTCAATGTCACTTGAAAATTTGATACTATCACTAAGCAAGCAGGTTATAATTATTTACTGATTTTGGACATTTGGTAGATTGTTGGCTTCCTTATGTCCAGTGTATTTTGATAGTTTTCATATATAATAAATAGAATGTTGCAAAATTATTGTAAGTCTGATCTCTTTCAACCATAAGCTCGTATCAAAGTATGGTTTATAATTTtctcattaaaaatcatacacAATGTACAGCTTTTTtagtgtggcgtgacccggccaaccaaccaagatggccgccatggctaaaaatagaacataggggtaaaatgcagtttttggcttataactcaaaaaccaaagcatttagagcaaatctgacatggggtaaaattgtttatcaggtcaagatctatctgccctcaaattttcagatgaatccaaaaacccgttattgggttgctgcccctgaactggtaattttaggtaatttttgctgtttttggctattatcttgaatattattatagatagagataaactgtaaacagcaataatgttcagcaaagtaagatttacaaataagtcaacatgaccagaatggtcagttgacccctttgaaccatttttcctaaatcttagtaatcttttacaaaaatcttctcctctgaaactacttagccaaattaatccaaacttggccacaatcatctttgggatatctagtttaaaaaatgtgtggcgtgacccggccaaccaaccaagatggccgccatggctaaaaatagaacataggggtaaaatgcagtgtttggcttataactcaaaaaccatagcatttagagcaaatctgacagcagtaaaagtgtttatcaggtcaagatctatctgtcctgaaattttcagatgaatcggacaacctgttgttgggttgctgcccctgaattggtaattttaaggaaattttgctgtttttggttattatcttgaatattattatagatagagataaactgtaaacagcaataatgttcagcaaagtaagatttacaaataagtcagcatgaccaaaatggtcagttgacccctgaaggagttattgccctgtatagtcaatttttaaccattttttcgtaaatcttagtaatcttttacaaaaatcttcttctctgaaactactgggccaaattaaactaaacttggccacagtcatcattggggtaacttgtttaaaaaatgtgtggcgtgacctggccaatcaaccaaaatggctgccacagctaataatagaacataggggtaaaatgcagttttttggcttataactcaaaaaccgaagctttaagagaaaatctgacagggtttaattgtttatcaggtcaagatctatctgccctgatgttttcacatggatcggataacccgttgttaggttactgtcctgaattggtaattttaaggaaattttgtcgttttttgttattatcttgaatattattatagatagagataaactgtatacagcaataacattcagcaaaataagatctacaaataagtttacatgaccaaaatagtcaattgaccccttaaggagttattgccctttatagttaatttttaacatttttcataaatttttgttaatttttagaaaatattttccactgtaattactgggccaagttcattattgatagagatgattgtagcaacaagaatgttcagtaaagtaagatctacaaacacatcactatcaccaaaacacaattatgtcatgaatttatccatgtccattgtttaatatgcacaagaccaaggtgagcgacataggctctttagagcctctagtttctttttaaaatttggcaagactatatatttctttttattagtCCCCTACCAGAcaaaggggactttaggtttgcactttGTCTGTCTGTCTAGGCTTTTTTCTTtttgcttgaagatattgatttcaTTTTTGGTATGTACTTTTATCATGACAATTTACAGatcaagttagcattttgttccagtGGAATGAATTTTTTACTAGTAGCTAGGGAATTATATGTTTTGCACGGCAATACGCACAGAATGCACTGTCAATTTTGTGGAAACCAATTTATCATTCTATTTCAGACCCATTCATATACATTTGTAACCACACATAAATTTCTATTTCAGACCCATTCATATTACCACACATAACTTTCTATTGCAGGCCCATTCATATTACCACACATAACTTTCTATTTCAGACCCATTCATATTACCACACATAACTTTCTATTTCAGACCCATTCATATTACCGCACATTACTTTCTATTTCAGACCCATTCATATTTATACCACACACTACTTTCTATTTCAGACCCTTTCATATTACCACACATTACTTTCTATTTCAGACCCATTCATATTACCACACATAACTTTCTGTTTCAGACCCATTCATATTACCGCACATTACTTTCTATTTTAGACCCTTTCATATTACCACACATTACTTTCTATTTCAGACCCATTCATATTACCACACATGCAGGTAGACAAAGGGGCAATACGTTTTGTATTAAGTGGAGCTAATATTATGTGTCCAGGATTGACATCGCCTGGTGCCAAGATGTCAAATTTAGAAGAGGGACAAGTAGCAACTATTGTGGCAGAAGGCAAAGAACATGCATTAGCTGTTGGAAAATTAGTTATGTCAACACAAGAAATGTAAGATTTTACAATGCTTATAGCTGTACACTTTAAGTTTAGATGAAGACAGCTACTGATTGAAAATACACCTTATCATGTTACAGGGTAGGGTAAATTCTATCTATGCCAAGAGCCTATGCTGTGCAAATTGTTGAGGCCCTATTTTCCGTTTGgaacaaattttgtattatttattccagtggaaataatatttCAGAATATGTGTTCCATTTGAAATGATCAAGTTGGTATCAAACTTATGACTGATATgtgtcaaatttatatcaaatgtaGGTATACTAGTTAATGTTAGTTTGTCTTTCTGTCCTACAGTGTATCCCTCAAATTAGGCTGTCCCTAAATAGTTTAGTAGCCTTTTCTCAAGAACTACAAATCAGACCTTCATAAAATTTGGTATCAAGCTTCATGTGAGCATGCTATatatactgtgtgatgcattttcattATATTCTAGTCTCATGTGGACAGTTGTCTGATTTGCAATCTTACTTCAACTTTatgatcttcttttttatatttacacaaatttactgtaaattcagaaattattgcctgcATTTAATagtgcgattttgtcattttagacttaaatgcgattttaatttttacaattttgagaaaaatcctgttaaatttatataaaatatttcaaaatggagtttaaattattgcgttaaCAACTAtgtcacattttttgcaataataaaaaccttaatacaataatttctgaatttacagtatgaaaagttatcacatttttctcagaaacttCAAAACATGCTTTATGAAATATGATGTAATCAAGTTTCATGTGAGCATGCTCTACTgtgaaatatgttttattattccACTATGTATACATATTGATAGTTTTAacaatatttgattggttgagactATCCCACATGTCATTAAACAAATCTTCATATTCCCTTCTGAGgatcatattcccctctgaggatcatattcccctctgaaatGTCAGGATAATGTTGTGGGACGTTACGCGCAGTTCAAAAAAAAGTAAAGTTTTGAAGTTCTTTAAAATTTCTTCTTAAAACAGCGGTAGCAAAAATCATTATCATGCTCAAATTTATTTCAGACGACAGAACAAAAAAGACTAATAATTAACTTTTGATCTGTACTGTTTATCAATGTGTATGTCACAtttatttaacttataaaaacAAGCGGATAAGAAAATAACTGCatgcaaaataatatttaatgaaTTGATAGTATACAAACCTtaggcagtggaataaaacattcatttccctttTCCTCAggaaatatatgtataatatcaACCACTTTctcagatataagaagatgtggtatgagtgtcaatgagacaactctccatccaagtcacaatttgtaaaagaaaaacatcaaaggtcaaagtacagccttcaacatggagtcttggctcacacctgTTAACTAAACGCAGTTCATAATTATGGCATGTTAATATAAGTGAGCAATAGGTCACAGGTCAATTTGTATGATATTTATCTgattttcaaacatatatatttgtaaataaataatctttcaaccaaatatatctttttttgtcatttcagattAGACAAGAATAAAGGCATAGGTGTTGAAAATATACATTACTTAAATGATGGATTATGGaacatgaaaaatgttaaataaaagtgTTTGCATTAAGATCTGAACTATCTATTTATAACAAATTGTTGTATCTGtgataaattattttataacgaTGCACAAGTTAAATTTGTACATGAATGTTACTGAAATCTTTAACTTCATACATTTTCTTGTAGATGAATGTTACTGAAATCTTGAACTTTATACATTTTCTTCTCAGATCCTAATCAAAACTTGGTTAACTttactaataaaacaaacaaaaattacaaatgaaaGCAGGATTTTCTGCCGAAATGAAGTtagatatttatattaaaatgtcatgtaccattATGACACTTAATGTTCGAAATgaatttgttatattttcatcaattattaaatttttttaaggTTTGTTTTAGTGTATGTTATGTAAGTTAATTTAAGGACTCAATGTAATAGCaatgtaggttttttttattggtgATTTTGCAATTTTTGTCTATTTGGCAAGAATATTAGAAATCACAACGGATATTAAAACGTTAgaatcaaagggagataatcagaTTTTTGAAGGATAAGAAGATGATTttgctttataaatgttcatatggtaaatattgaatttatagaaaaaataaatttaaaagaatttggggaattaaattttagaacaaaaatgTTAACAACTGAATGTGTCTCTAAAAAGTGATTTAATAATCTTTCCCATTTTAAGTTACTATCATGGttatcattattttacttttgttttgatattattcTTGTTATAGCcgattgtttgtttattttctctgTTTCTTTACATTTAAGTCTGGTTATTATATTTTGTCCTGTAGATCTGTTATTTATAATATTCAACAATTAGatttacagacaaacaatattactgGTCAGCATCAGCATTATATGTCATATGAAGcttgttttcaaatttgtttacatATATTGTTTGGTGAGACAGCAGAATATTAAGAAACTGCTTTCCCAGACTTTTACAATGATATGAATATGAACTACTTTTAAAGTAAATATACATTCAGATAGAGTTCAAGATGATTTACTTACCATTCAGTTCATTAAACTATAATGAACTGGTCCAAAGCATAATTTCACTGGATAGTCAACAATTATGTGAGTTAAACTCCGTTAATTGTACTGAACATTCAATAAAGAAAATCTAATAttacagaactgtttttgtcaatagCTGTGTTTGCAACTCTGCCTTTGGACACATAAGCACTCTGGTCCCCAGTAACATACTATTACCTTAGGACACAAAAGCCTTCCTCATTTTACAAAGAACTAGCTTATGTCCAGGTGGTCTGAGTACACAGtcatttcgtagtgcatttctattagataataaatggaaataaaaaaaacacctccgctttcttaataatatttttacagtgttatgttctacttttgggacaaattatatcaaaattatagaaatcttcatcggctctaactcaaaatatggaaaattttatgTTGAGGGGGTCtttaaatcttttgacagcttccgaaatacttattttaaacctttttcagctggaccaaatcacaaCTTTACTTTCAAattcatgaatcaaattttttcacagtgtaattttatccccctacttgctatttgaggcataaaacatgaagaaacaaatttggaaggggtataaaaaaaattggcaagtaacacactgtccacactagggactatattcatGGACAACGAAAATTAAGGGGcgataactgtgtactcagaCCAGCTGGGACATGTTGAATTGCTCACTGTTTATTGATGTCAAATCACCCAAATAGATTACAAAAACTTAATGGGTAAGATATTAATAATTATACATTCATTATCTAGCATGTGTTAAAATATTTACTATTGGATGCTCACCTGACATTTTTGGGATAAAGATTGCTTTCCTGTAATCAAAACCCTAATAGGACTGGCCGCTTGTTTGCTATACTTTCCAGGCCCCAACATTTTTCTGAGAGCACAAAACATTAAGTGGATTCTGTAATCCTATTCAAGTACATTTTAAGATTTTGATCAATTTCTATTTACTCAGATATTCAAGTAAAAAAATGGTGTGTTTAACCATTGAAATTAAATCAGATCTTATAATCGCAATAAAAAGGTTACttttaaattagagttatctttctttgtccagaattgtTTAACCATTTCAAAATATTGCCTCCCATCCATGATATAATTCACTGTTGAATTTTAAGTTCTCACTGCAAAACAGATGTAATCTTTGCCCTTTAGTATCCACAATTACTTTGATTGAATAAgccttaataaaaaaatgaaatagaattatTCACTAGTACTGGTTAGCACATGTTTAGTTGGGTTTGGTCAtcaaaagaaatatgaaaaaatgtgTTTCCATCAGAatcaaatgattttgaaaattcaattgaaattatctgTTTATCCTAATATGAACCTTAGAATTAGAACTCAGAAATACATTAACACAATCCAACATTTGGCataatttagaaaattaaggCCTTTTGGTGCACTTAAAATTTGCTGATATTATAGAAACTGTACTCTGTAGTATTAcataatattatacaaaatgtGAGGAATTTTCAACTgcattgtaattaaaaaaaaatatgccattGTGTCTTTTTGATTCATATTTTAGGACTGTCATTAGATTGTGTTTATATTATAGTATTTATGTTGTCTCATCTGCAAAGAAAGTGGTACAATGCCAGCAGAGATTACAATGTGTGTACACTATTTGTAGAAAGCCTTATATATTGTAATGAGTAGACTTGAACACTTCATACTATATGTATGCAGCTACCCCAAGTCCTTATGTAACAAAGTTGACATATGTCCATATTTTTTGACCCAATTTTAATGGTTCAGTGATTGCTTGAAAGAACAAAAATGTCATGTGAAATACTCTCTAATTGTGagttataggataactatatttgctATATTGGTTCTTTGCAAGATCAACATATCTGGCAGGTAGGGGTCACCATAActtaacctcatttcatggataagtGACCAAAGTTTAGTTAAAGTGAAGTGGTCAAAACAGATGATACAAGCAGTTTACTTTAattaataggtcaactatagtaGATGTGCAGAATTCTTGAAAGGTGTATATGTATGTCTTACAGGGTTCATATAAGaatggcctcattttcatggttcattggtcaatgtttaagtttattgttgagcctgtgacttttgttgcagaaagcttgacatagggatagtgatccagccgCTGTGTTAGCTATAACTTCtttaaagctatatattttagaagctGGAAAACCTTGAtgctttatactttgtatatagatgccttatgttacaaagtttctacctgtcacatgtccattgtccttgacctcattttcatggtttagtgactacttgagaaaaaagattttttgtgatGTTAATTTATCTCTTATTTTGAGtagtaggataactatatttagtatgtgcataCCAAATATACCCTAtctgagatactataagcaataggcctAGTATGTTTGATGTATGGAAGGTGTACatatccaactggcaggtgtcatctgaccttgacctcattttcatggtcaagtggttatagttaagtttttgtgttttggtctgtttttcttatactgtatgcaataggtctactatattggtgtatggaatgattgtaaggtgtacatgtctagctggcagctgtcatctgaccttgacctcattttcatggttcagtggtcaaagttaagtttttggtcttttttttttctaatactatatgcatcaactatatttggtgtatggaaatattttatgatgttcaTGTCTgtctcacaggttttatttgactatgaactcgttttcacagttcattgctcagtgttaaatttatgttttggtctgtttttcttaaaatataagaaataggtcaactatatctgttgtatggaaggattgtaagcttTACATGTCTGCctagcatggttcatctgaccttgacctaattttcatggtttattggtcaatgtttggttttcttggttaagtgtttcttagaaactaaaaTCAATAGGTCATCtgtatttagtgtattgaatgattgtaaggtgtacatgtatttctagtttggtttatatgaacttgacctcattttcttggatcatgttaattTTATGTTAAAGTTGTAGTTAAGATGTATATATAGGACTATCTACAT contains:
- the LOC139485685 gene encoding malignant T-cell-amplified sequence 1 homolog, whose product is MFKKFDEREMVSGVNNPKSSVQKGIRNSILENYPAIETYLDTIIPKKGDLKIVKCHEHIEILANSKGEPVFFRHRDGPYMPTLRLLHKYPFILPHMQVDKGAIRFVLSGANIMCPGLTSPGAKMSNLEEGQVATIVAEGKEHALAVGKLVMSTQEILDKNKGIGVENIHYLNDGLWNMKNVK